In bacterium, a single genomic region encodes these proteins:
- the tuf gene encoding elongation factor Tu (EF-Tu; promotes GTP-dependent binding of aminoacyl-tRNA to the A-site of ribosomes during protein biosynthesis; when the tRNA anticodon matches the mRNA codon, GTP hydrolysis results; the inactive EF-Tu-GDP leaves the ribosome and release of GDP is promoted by elongation factor Ts; many prokaryotes have two copies of the gene encoding EF-Tu) produces the protein EEGGRHKPFFTGYRPQFYIRTTDVTGQIKLPEGVEMVIPGDNIEMEVELIYPVALEKGQRFAIREGGKTVGAGAVTEIIK, from the coding sequence GAGGAAGGTGGTAGGCACAAACCATTCTTCACCGGTTACAGACCACAATTCTATATAAGAACCACTGATGTAACAGGACAGATAAAATTGCCAGAAGGTGTAGAAATGGTTATACCAGGTGATAATATAGAAATGGAGGTAGAACTTATCTATCCTGTCGCTCTTGAAAAAGGCCAGAGATTTGCTATAAGAGAGGGCGGAAAAACTGTAGGAGCAGGCGCTGTAACTGAAATAATTAAATAA
- the rpsJ gene encoding 30S ribosomal protein S10: protein MEKKRMRIKLRSFDCRVLDRSAKEIVEMLKKTGVKVSGPIPLPTKREIYTVLRSPHVNKKSREQFQLEIHKRIIDVIEPTARTVDSLSRLSLPAGVEVEMKLS, encoded by the coding sequence ATGGAGAAAAAAAGGATGCGAATAAAACTGAGGTCTTTTGATTGCAGGGTACTTGACAGGTCAGCTAAAGAGATTGTTGAAATGTTGAAAAAAACAGGAGTAAAAGTATCTGGACCTATTCCCCTGCCAACAAAAAGGGAGATATACACTGTGTTGAGGTCTCCTCATGTAAATAAAAAAAGTAGAGAACAGTTTCAGTTAGAAATTCATAAAAGAATAATAGATGTAATAGAACCAACAGCGAGAACAGTTGACTCACTGAGCAGATTGAGTTTACCTGCAGGTGTAGAGGTTGAAATGAAATTGAGTTGA
- the rplC gene encoding 50S ribosomal protein L3: protein MNIGLIGKKIGMSRIYKDDGSVVPVSIIKAGPCYITDIKRSGDDGYTSIQLGFEEVPEKKLNKPMLGCFKKAGVPPMRILKEIRLKSDSEIANFNIGQKLTVDIFKEMEYVDITGTSIGKGFQGVVKRHKFTGGPATHGSMSHRAPGSIGGTTPPRVLKGKRMAGHMGNRRVTVQNLQIVKVIPDENILLIKGAVPGPCNGCIVIKKALKK from the coding sequence ATGAATATTGGTTTGATAGGTAAAAAGATAGGGATGAGTAGAATATACAAAGACGATGGTTCTGTTGTACCTGTCTCTATAATAAAGGCAGGACCCTGTTATATAACAGATATTAAAAGATCAGGGGATGATGGATATACATCCATTCAACTTGGTTTTGAAGAAGTACCGGAGAAAAAATTAAACAAACCAATGCTCGGTTGTTTTAAAAAAGCAGGGGTACCTCCTATGAGAATTTTAAAAGAAATACGATTAAAAAGTGATAGTGAAATTGCTAATTTTAATATCGGACAAAAACTCACAGTTGATATATTCAAAGAAATGGAATATGTTGATATTACAGGAACATCTATTGGTAAGGGATTTCAGGGAGTTGTAAAGCGACATAAATTTACCGGCGGTCCTGCAACTCATGGTTCTATGTCACATAGAGCTCCTGGCTCTATAGGTGGTACAACTCCACCGAGAGTTCTTAAAGGTAAACGTATGGCTGGACATATGGGAAACAGAAGGGTAACTGTACAGAATTTACAGATTGTTAAGGTTATTCCTGATGAAAACATTCTACTTATAAAAGGGGCAGTCCCCGGTCCATGTAACGGATGTATAGTTATAAAGAAGGCATTGAAAAAATGA
- the rplD gene encoding 50S ribosomal protein L4: MKKINTYNMAGEIIGEEFLSEELVGGTPNQNVIYYYITAYLANQRQGTSSTKTRGEVSGSGKKPWRQKGTGRARVGSIRTPLWRHGGVVFGPKPRNYRQCIPQKVRKIALREALKCKIQEDALALFITENIEKPRTKIFADFLKKLGYNGKKVLFILNNEQWKNNVIVKSLRNIKSVKYDLPERLNAYTIINVDKIIADKNTFDAIKNFLGGDHNEK, translated from the coding sequence ATGAAGAAAATAAATACTTATAATATGGCGGGAGAGATAATAGGGGAAGAGTTCTTGTCAGAAGAGCTTGTAGGTGGTACACCAAATCAAAATGTTATTTACTATTACATAACAGCCTATCTAGCAAATCAAAGACAGGGTACATCTTCTACCAAAACTAGAGGTGAAGTTTCAGGAAGTGGTAAGAAACCTTGGAGACAAAAAGGAACAGGACGTGCGAGAGTTGGCTCTATAAGAACTCCTTTATGGCGTCATGGAGGAGTGGTTTTTGGTCCTAAACCGAGAAATTACAGACAATGTATTCCCCAAAAAGTTAGAAAGATAGCTCTGAGAGAAGCACTAAAATGCAAAATACAAGAAGATGCTCTTGCGCTTTTCATAACGGAAAATATTGAAAAACCCAGAACAAAAATTTTTGCTGACTTCCTTAAAAAACTGGGATATAATGGCAAAAAGGTTCTTTTTATATTAAATAATGAACAATGGAAAAACAATGTAATTGTAAAGTCATTGAGAAACATAAAATCTGTAAAATATGATCTTCCAGAAAGATTAAATGCATATACTATTATTAACGTTGATAAAATAATTGCAGATAAAAATACTTTTGACGCTATAAAAAACTTTTTAGGAGGAGACCATAATGAGAAGTAA
- the rplW gene encoding 50S ribosomal protein L23: MRSKYFNIIKFPLVTEKTTGAMADNKYTFKVDKKARKTQIKEAIEGIYNVKVEKINIVNIPPKKKNYRFRIEGYKSGYKKVIVTLKEGDKIAIT; this comes from the coding sequence ATGAGAAGTAAATATTTTAACATTATAAAGTTTCCTCTTGTTACAGAAAAAACAACAGGAGCAATGGCAGATAATAAGTATACTTTTAAAGTTGACAAGAAAGCACGAAAAACACAGATAAAAGAAGCAATAGAAGGAATTTATAATGTGAAAGTAGAAAAGATAAATATAGTCAATATACCTCCTAAAAAAAAGAATTATAGATTTAGAATTGAGGGTTATAAATCAGGATATAAAAAAGTTATAGTAACACTGAAAGAGGGGGATAAAATTGCCATTACGTAA
- the rplB gene encoding 50S ribosomal protein L2, translating to MPLRKLKPITPGQRHTILPDFSEITRDKPEKSLVRGMRKKGGRNNQGVITARHRGGGHKRRYRLIDFKGRQGIPGKVVSIEYDPNRSARIALIHYYDGIKSYIIAPIGLNIGDIIKCGEDAEIKPGHRLPLKNIPEGVQIYNLEITPGKGGKIVRAAGTLATLMVKGEQYAQVRLPSGEVRLFDINCMATIGQVSNPENKYISIGKAGRKRHMGIRPTVRGSAMNPVDHPHGGGEGRGKGNISQSPTGVPAKGYKTRNKKKPSSSKILQRRR from the coding sequence TTGCCATTACGTAAGTTAAAACCTATAACACCAGGACAGAGACATACAATACTTCCTGATTTTTCAGAAATTACAAGAGATAAACCTGAAAAATCGCTCGTTAGAGGTATGAGGAAAAAAGGCGGGAGAAACAACCAGGGTGTTATTACTGCAAGACATAGAGGTGGCGGTCATAAAAGACGTTACAGGTTGATTGATTTTAAAGGCAGGCAGGGAATTCCCGGAAAAGTTGTAAGTATTGAATATGACCCTAACCGTTCAGCAAGAATAGCACTCATTCATTATTATGATGGGATTAAAAGTTATATTATAGCTCCTATTGGATTAAATATAGGTGATATTATTAAATGTGGTGAAGATGCAGAAATAAAACCAGGACATAGATTACCTCTTAAAAATATCCCGGAAGGCGTTCAGATTTACAATCTAGAAATTACCCCTGGAAAAGGAGGGAAGATTGTAAGAGCAGCAGGTACCCTTGCTACACTTATGGTTAAGGGTGAACAATATGCTCAGGTACGTCTTCCATCTGGAGAGGTTCGACTTTTTGACATAAACTGTATGGCCACTATAGGACAGGTAAGTAATCCTGAAAATAAATATATATCTATAGGTAAAGCAGGAAGAAAGAGACACATGGGTATAAGACCAACTGTAAGAGGTTCTGCAATGAACCCAGTTGACCATCCACACGGTGGTGGTGAAGGTAGAGGAAAAGGAAATATCTCACAAAGCCCCACAGGTGTACCTGCAAAGGGATATAAGACAAGAAATAAGAAAAAACCATCAAGTAGTAAGATATTGCAGAGACGGAGATAA
- the rpsS gene encoding 30S ribosomal protein S19, with product MRSKKKGPYVDENLLKKIRKSKESGKKDIIKTWARASVIIPEFVGHTFAVHNGRTFINVYITENMVGHRLGEFAYTRTFRGHGAHTEKTKEKT from the coding sequence ATGAGATCTAAGAAAAAAGGACCTTATGTAGATGAAAATCTACTAAAAAAGATAAGGAAGAGCAAGGAAAGTGGGAAGAAAGATATTATAAAAACATGGGCAAGGGCTTCAGTAATAATACCTGAATTTGTCGGACATACCTTTGCTGTTCACAACGGTAGAACATTTATAAATGTATATATCACAGAAAATATGGTAGGACATCGTCTGGGAGAATTTGCATATACAAGGACATTCAGGGGACATGGAGCACATACTGAAAAGACGAAAGAAAAAACATAA
- the rplV gene encoding 50S ribosomal protein L22, which translates to MEVMARAKYVRHSPRKVREIVKPLIGREVNEALSIIRSISRRASKSLEKVVKSAISNGKQKSPESEWKIKNIRVEEGPALKRFRAATMGRAVMIKRRTSHITVVLEEIQRRDK; encoded by the coding sequence ATGGAAGTTATGGCAAGAGCCAAATATGTAAGACACAGTCCAAGGAAAGTAAGAGAGATAGTGAAACCATTAATAGGTAGAGAAGTTAATGAAGCACTATCTATTATAAGAAGCATTTCCAGAAGAGCAAGTAAAAGTTTAGAAAAAGTAGTAAAATCTGCAATATCAAATGGAAAACAGAAATCACCCGAAAGTGAATGGAAAATAAAAAATATCAGAGTAGAAGAGGGACCGGCTTTAAAGAGGTTCCGTGCCGCAACTATGGGACGTGCAGTAATGATAAAAAGAAGAACAAGTCATATTACTGTTGTTCTTGAAGAAATTCAACGGAGAGATAAATAA
- the rpsC gene encoding 30S ribosomal protein S3 encodes MGQKVNPVGLRIGIVERWKGNWFAGKKEFKESLKEDVSIREYLFRRYPRGTISKIEIEKTDKLIIKIHTTRPGVVLGRKGSEIDMVRDEIYQMFKKQVSIDVLEITPGLSAQFLADSIAMQLEKRLPHRQVIKKAMALALQSGAQGIKIRISGRIGGTEIARSELYKEGKVPLHTLRAKVDYAVSVAFLRSGTVGLKVWVYLGDILENNTEQEKQDAVNA; translated from the coding sequence ATGGGACAGAAAGTAAATCCAGTAGGACTGAGAATAGGTATAGTAGAAAGGTGGAAGGGAAACTGGTTTGCAGGTAAAAAAGAGTTTAAAGAATCATTGAAGGAAGATGTATCTATAAGAGAATATCTATTCAGAAGGTATCCCCGCGGAACTATAAGTAAGATAGAGATTGAGAAGACAGATAAATTGATAATAAAAATCCATACAACAAGACCAGGTGTAGTACTGGGAAGAAAAGGTTCTGAAATTGATATGGTGAGGGATGAAATATATCAAATGTTTAAGAAACAGGTAAGTATAGATGTATTAGAAATAACCCCAGGACTCAGTGCTCAGTTTTTAGCTGACTCTATAGCAATGCAGTTAGAAAAACGACTACCTCATCGGCAAGTAATAAAAAAAGCTATGGCTCTTGCTTTACAATCAGGAGCACAGGGTATAAAAATAAGAATAAGTGGAAGGATAGGTGGTACTGAAATTGCAAGGTCTGAATTATACAAAGAAGGGAAGGTTCCTCTTCATACATTAAGAGCAAAAGTGGATTATGCTGTGTCCGTAGCATTTCTAAGGTCTGGAACCGTAGGACTTAAAGTATGGGTCTACCTCGGAGATATTTTAGAAAACAACACTGAACAGGAGAAGCAAGATGCCGTTAATGCCTAA
- the rplP gene encoding 50S ribosomal protein L16 codes for MPLMPKRVKYRKAQRGRTKGKASRGNTLFYGDYGLQTIAPGWVTNTQIEAGRIAITHHLKNRGKLWLRIFPDKPVTKKPAESRMGKGKGDVSHWVAVVQPGKILYEIGGVSEDMAVEALRRASHKIPLKTKIVKRLIVKNIKEEM; via the coding sequence ATGCCGTTAATGCCTAAAAGAGTCAAATACAGGAAGGCGCAAAGAGGCAGGACGAAAGGAAAAGCAAGTAGAGGTAATACACTATTTTATGGAGATTATGGATTGCAAACAATTGCACCTGGATGGGTTACTAATACCCAGATTGAAGCAGGTAGAATTGCTATTACTCATCATTTGAAAAACCGTGGCAAATTATGGTTAAGAATCTTCCCTGATAAACCAGTTACAAAAAAACCAGCGGAAAGTCGTATGGGTAAAGGAAAAGGAGATGTATCCCACTGGGTTGCAGTGGTACAACCTGGCAAGATTCTTTATGAAATTGGAGGCGTTTCAGAAGATATGGCAGTAGAAGCATTAAGAAGAGCTTCTCATAAAATACCATTGAAAACCAAGATAGTTAAAAGACTAATAGTTAAAAATATAAAAGAAGAGATGTAA
- the rpmC gene encoding 50S ribosomal protein L29 yields the protein MKKEELKKWREATTEEINSRILELQGQLYKIKHQLRIGQIKDFSVIKKHKKEIAILKTIIGEKHGSRKKEKS from the coding sequence ATGAAAAAAGAAGAACTTAAAAAATGGCGTGAAGCGACTACTGAAGAGATAAACTCAAGAATATTAGAATTGCAAGGACAATTATATAAAATAAAACATCAATTACGGATAGGACAAATAAAGGATTTTTCTGTTATAAAAAAACATAAGAAGGAGATAGCTATTTTGAAAACTATTATTGGGGAAAAACATGGAAGCAGAAAAAAAGAAAAAAGTTGA
- the rpsQ gene encoding 30S ribosomal protein S17, giving the protein MEAEKKKKVEKIGEVLSSKMDKSRVVLIERRVQHPIYKKYFRKRKKVLAHDEKNLSKQGDTVRIIQSRPLSKLKRWKIVDILERGEER; this is encoded by the coding sequence ATGGAAGCAGAAAAAAAGAAAAAAGTTGAAAAGATTGGTGAAGTATTAAGTAGTAAAATGGATAAATCAAGGGTTGTACTTATAGAAAGGAGAGTACAACATCCAATTTATAAAAAATATTTCAGAAAAAGAAAAAAAGTATTAGCTCATGATGAAAAAAATCTATCTAAGCAAGGAGATACAGTAAGAATTATTCAAAGCAGACCTTTAAGTAAACTAAAACGATGGAAAATAGTTGATATTTTAGAAAGAGGGGAAGAGAGGTAA
- the rplN gene encoding 50S ribosomal protein L14 codes for MVQLRSILMVADNTGAKKIMVIGIPGYSRKRYANVGDIVVASVKDAIPDGIVKKKEKVKAVIVRTVKPIRRPDGSIIKFDHNCAVIIDNEKNPRGTRVFGPVPKELRDKQFTKIISLAPEVL; via the coding sequence ATGGTCCAATTAAGATCAATTTTGATGGTAGCAGATAACACAGGGGCAAAAAAAATAATGGTAATTGGAATTCCTGGATATTCACGCAAAAGATATGCTAATGTAGGTGATATAGTTGTTGCCAGTGTGAAAGATGCTATTCCTGATGGAATTGTAAAGAAAAAAGAAAAGGTTAAGGCAGTTATCGTAAGAACAGTAAAACCAATAAGGAGACCTGATGGTTCAATAATTAAATTTGACCATAACTGTGCTGTTATAATAGACAATGAAAAAAACCCGAGGGGGACAAGGGTCTTCGGACCTGTCCCTAAAGAATTAAGAGATAAACAATTTACAAAAATTATATCTCTGGCACCGGAGGTACTGTAA
- the rplX gene encoding 50S ribosomal protein L24 → MGYKIRKGDFVQVIKGKDRGKKGRVIKVFPEESKILVEGINFVRKHTRPKDVDKQGGIIQMEKPISCSNVMFFCMKCSKPTRLGIKILQDGTKTRYCKKCNEIVEVK, encoded by the coding sequence ATGGGATATAAAATCAGAAAGGGTGATTTTGTACAGGTAATAAAAGGTAAAGACAGAGGTAAAAAAGGTAGGGTAATAAAGGTTTTCCCTGAAGAAAGTAAAATACTCGTTGAAGGTATAAATTTTGTCCGTAAACATACACGACCTAAAGATGTTGATAAACAGGGTGGTATTATCCAGATGGAAAAGCCAATTTCCTGCTCTAATGTAATGTTCTTCTGTATGAAATGTTCTAAACCAACAAGATTGGGGATAAAAATTCTTCAGGACGGAACAAAAACAAGATACTGTAAGAAATGTAATGAAATTGTAGAGGTAAAATAA
- the rplE gene encoding 50S ribosomal protein L5 encodes MEPRLKIYYKEKVVPEMMKIMGYKNQYQVPRLIKVVVNAGIGKDNKDAKLVESIQKEISLITGQKPVITRARKSIAGFNLRKGDICGVMVTLRGNRMYEFIDRMITVALPRVRDFNGLPPNSTDNKGGYTIGIKEHIIFPEIDYNTIYKVKGLNVSIITTAKTGKETVIFLKKLGFPIREE; translated from the coding sequence ATGGAACCACGGTTAAAAATATATTATAAGGAAAAGGTTGTACCTGAGATGATGAAGATTATGGGTTATAAAAACCAGTATCAGGTACCACGTCTTATAAAAGTTGTTGTGAACGCAGGAATAGGAAAAGATAATAAGGATGCAAAACTTGTTGAATCAATTCAGAAAGAAATATCTTTAATTACTGGACAGAAACCTGTAATCACCAGAGCGCGTAAGTCAATCGCTGGTTTTAACTTAAGGAAAGGCGATATATGTGGAGTTATGGTAACACTGAGAGGCAACAGAATGTATGAATTTATTGATAGAATGATTACAGTTGCTTTACCCCGTGTAAGAGATTTTAATGGACTACCTCCAAATTCAACAGATAATAAAGGCGGTTATACTATTGGAATTAAGGAACATATCATTTTCCCTGAAATTGATTATAATACAATATACAAAGTAAAAGGACTAAACGTTAGTATCATAACCACTGCTAAAACAGGAAAAGAAACAGTTATATTTTTAAAAAAATTAGGATTTCCTATCAGGGAGGAATAA
- a CDS encoding type Z 30S ribosomal protein S14 has protein sequence MARKCFFEKMKREPKFSVRKKNRCWKCGRPRSYYRKFGICRICFRELASKGEIPGIKKASW, from the coding sequence TTGGCAAGAAAATGTTTTTTTGAAAAGATGAAGAGGGAACCAAAGTTCTCTGTAAGGAAAAAAAACAGATGCTGGAAATGTGGCAGACCGAGGTCTTATTATAGAAAATTTGGAATATGCAGGATATGCTTCAGAGAACTTGCATCTAAAGGTGAAATTCCTGGTATAAAAAAAGCAAGTTGGTAG
- the rpsH gene encoding 30S ribosomal protein S8 — MVMTDPIADMITRIRNGNLVKKDFISIPYSSFKEEIIKVLKEEGFIKDYVIAEEEKVKNLKVFLLYSGKKKAITEIKRISKPGRRIYVDRDTIPEIKSGYGIAVLSTSKGILSSKKAKETGIGGELLFYIW, encoded by the coding sequence ATGGTAATGACAGACCCTATAGCAGATATGATTACCCGAATAAGAAATGGAAATTTAGTGAAAAAGGATTTTATATCTATACCGTACAGTAGTTTTAAAGAAGAGATTATTAAGGTTTTAAAAGAAGAAGGGTTTATAAAGGACTATGTAATTGCTGAAGAAGAGAAGGTAAAAAATCTTAAAGTTTTTCTGTTATACTCTGGGAAGAAAAAAGCAATTACTGAAATAAAAAGAATTAGTAAACCTGGTAGAAGGATATATGTGGATAGAGACACAATTCCTGAAATCAAATCCGGGTATGGAATAGCAGTTCTTTCAACATCAAAAGGAATCTTAAGCAGCAAAAAGGCAAAAGAAACAGGAATAGGTGGAGAGCTCTTATTTTACATATGGTGA
- the rplF gene encoding 50S ribosomal protein L6, protein MARLGKKPILIPEGVKVKKEENNLIFEGRAGKLEQKIPSEIEVVLENSSITLKNLIPSENRKLYRKTEALQGLLRRIILNKIKGVNEKFEKVLELHGVGYKGEVQGKKLVLTLGFTLPVEIDIPEGIEVEVVRNTMIFIRGMDKEKVGNFAATVRAIFPPEPYKGKGIRYRGEYVRHKAGKTGVGATQ, encoded by the coding sequence ATGGCAAGATTAGGTAAAAAACCAATTTTAATACCTGAAGGGGTAAAGGTGAAAAAAGAAGAGAACAATCTTATTTTTGAAGGAAGAGCAGGGAAATTAGAACAGAAAATTCCTTCAGAAATAGAAGTAGTTTTAGAGAATAGCTCTATAACACTTAAAAATCTAATCCCATCCGAAAATAGAAAATTATATAGAAAAACAGAGGCATTACAGGGACTTTTAAGACGAATAATTCTAAATAAAATAAAAGGAGTAAATGAAAAATTTGAAAAGGTACTGGAATTACATGGCGTTGGATATAAAGGGGAAGTCCAAGGTAAGAAATTAGTATTAACGCTGGGGTTCACACTACCTGTAGAAATTGATATCCCTGAAGGTATTGAAGTAGAAGTTGTGAGAAATACAATGATTTTTATAAGAGGTATGGACAAAGAAAAAGTAGGGAATTTTGCAGCAACTGTAAGGGCAATATTTCCACCAGAACCTTATAAAGGTAAAGGTATACGATATCGTGGCGAGTACGTAAGACATAAAGCAGGAAAAACCGGTGTAGGAGCAACACAATGA
- the rplR gene encoding 50S ribosomal protein L18: MKITKEARRKKRHLRVKKKISGTSEVPRVVIFRSNKGFYASLVNDEHYPCKILLTVSSLSSEFKENKPDKTKGYNVEGAKRLGEIFARKCTEKGITKVVFDRSGYKYGGRVKAFAEAARKGGLKF, from the coding sequence ATGAAAATTACAAAAGAGGCACGAAGAAAAAAAAGGCATTTAAGGGTAAAAAAGAAAATATCTGGCACATCAGAAGTCCCGAGGGTAGTTATATTTAGAAGTAATAAGGGATTTTATGCTTCCCTTGTGAACGATGAACACTACCCATGTAAAATTTTATTAACTGTTTCAAGTTTATCTTCAGAATTCAAGGAGAACAAACCAGATAAGACAAAAGGATATAATGTTGAAGGAGCAAAGAGATTAGGAGAAATTTTTGCAAGAAAGTGTACAGAGAAAGGAATTACTAAAGTTGTTTTTGATAGAAGTGGTTATAAATATGGAGGTAGAGTAAAAGCTTTTGCTGAAGCTGCAAGAAAAGGAGGGTTAAAATTCTGA
- the rpsE gene encoding 30S ribosomal protein S5 — MREQVFDTSEERQVVVEIRRVMKVTKGGKNLNFRALVVVGDGKGKAGFGIGKAAEVPEAIRKATEKAKKHMIAVPIKETTIPHEVSAKFGASRVVIKPAVRGHGMVAGRAMRAFFEVCGISDITCKSFGSTNPLNVINATIKALLKLKRKEEDEVRTD; from the coding sequence ATGAGGGAACAAGTATTTGATACGAGTGAAGAAAGACAGGTAGTGGTTGAAATAAGAAGAGTAATGAAAGTTACAAAAGGTGGCAAAAATCTTAATTTCAGAGCACTTGTAGTCGTTGGCGATGGTAAAGGAAAAGCAGGTTTTGGAATAGGGAAAGCCGCTGAGGTCCCAGAAGCTATAAGGAAAGCAACAGAGAAGGCAAAAAAACATATGATAGCAGTGCCTATTAAAGAAACCACTATACCTCATGAAGTTTCTGCAAAGTTTGGCGCCTCACGTGTAGTTATAAAACCAGCGGTTCGTGGACATGGGATGGTTGCTGGAAGAGCCATGCGTGCATTTTTTGAAGTTTGCGGTATCTCAGATATTACCTGTAAATCATTTGGTTCCACAAACCCTCTAAATGTAATAAATGCCACAATAAAAGCACTTTTGAAACTAAAAAGGAAGGAAGAAGATGAAGTTAGAACTGATTAA
- the rplO gene encoding 50S ribosomal protein L15, with the protein MKLELIKPPAGSKHKRKRVGRGDSSGHGGTSTRGHKGHKARKGFSLPYNFEGGQMPLIRRLPKYGFTHLKKIYPETVNLDRIEKTFDENAVVTPEILKEKGIIKKGIMVKILGKGILKKKIEIHAHMFSDKAKQKIEKAGGKLIKIKKEEK; encoded by the coding sequence ATGAAGTTAGAACTGATTAAACCACCAGCAGGGTCAAAACATAAGAGAAAACGTGTTGGTAGAGGAGATAGCTCAGGACATGGAGGAACTTCCACGAGAGGACATAAAGGACATAAAGCGAGAAAGGGGTTTTCTCTTCCCTATAATTTTGAAGGCGGGCAGATGCCATTGATAAGAAGATTACCAAAGTATGGCTTTACTCACCTGAAAAAGATTTATCCAGAAACTGTTAATCTAGATAGGATAGAGAAAACATTTGATGAAAATGCTGTGGTAACTCCTGAGATTCTTAAAGAGAAAGGGATTATAAAAAAGGGAATCATGGTAAAAATTTTAGGAAAAGGTATTTTAAAGAAAAAAATTGAAATTCATGCACATATGTTTTCAGATAAAGCAAAGCAGAAGATAGAAAAAGCAGGTGGAAAGTTGATTAAAATTAAGAAAGAGGAGAAGTAA